The Synechococcus sp. MVIR-18-1 region ACGACACGGGAATCGTCTTTGGCTGCGGCGCGTAAGACATCAACGGTATCGGTAGCCCAATGCTCCGTATCAAGCGGATGAACTCCGACGGAGTAACGCATTTCAGGGAAACGGTCGGCCAAAGCTCGAATCGCCGGAATCTCCGAAGGCTCAACGCAGGCGTGTAGCAATGATGTGACACCAGCTTCTCGCCATCGAGAAGCAACCTCATCAAGATCGTCCTCAAACGTACGGAAGACGATGTGACAGTGGCTGTCGATCAGGGTTGGAATGGACATCAGATCAGGACCTGAAACGCGCCTTCAGGCCCCATTGTGCCGGGGAGAGATCAGCTAACGCTGGGCTCGATAGCGCTCTTCACAGCAGTACTCAAACGAGACTTTTGATGCGCTCCGGTGTTGCGGTGCATCACTCCGCGCTTAACCGCTTTATCGATTTTACTAAAAGCAGCGTTCAGGCTGGCTGTCAGCGTGGTTTTAGCCTCTTCACCTGGGGCCTCGCTGTAGGCACTGCATGCGGTGAAACAGCGCTTCATGAGGGTACGCAGCGCTGATTTATACGCTTTGTTCTGTAAGCGATTGCGCTCGCCGATCTCGACGCGCTTCTTCGATGACTTGTTATTGGCCACAGAGCCGGATTTCAGTTCAACAATCTGTGACCATAACCCACCGCGCCTCCAATCATCGAGCACATGGTTCATGGGCCACTTAGTTTGATCAAGAACAACGAACAGGTGATGACAGTGCTGAGCAATGAGCATCCGCCTGCCGGTCTCATGCGCTGCATCAGCACCGCTAAGCAAGCCGAACAAGAACTTGATCGGATTGCAACCAGAACCACCGGAGCAACCCAGCGAGAAGCGGAGCAACGGGTTCAAGAGATTTTGGAGCAGGTCAGGAGGGATGGGGATCAAGCGCTCATCTTCCTCACAGAGCAATTTGACGGCTTCCGTCCAGAACCTCTGCGCATCGATCCAGGCCTGCTGGAACAAGCCTGGATCGACACGCCTGCCAACCTTCGCGACGCCTTGGATCTCGCGCACCGACGAATCCAAGATTTTCATCAGCGACAACGTCCCTCTGACCTCAGTGTCTCCGGGATTCACGGGGAACAGCTCGGGCGGCGATGGCGCCCGGTTGAGGCAGCCGGTCTCTACATCCCCGGGGGCAGAGCTGCATACCCCAGCACAGTTTTGATGAATGCTGTGCCTGCAAAAGCTGCGGGCGTGAAGCGAATTGCGATGGTCACCCCTGCTGGGGCGAACGGATTGATTAACACCACTGTTCTTGCAGCAGCTCACATTGCTGGGATCCGCGAGGTGTATCGAGTGGGCGGTGCACAAGCAATCGCAGCGCTTGCTTATGGAACAGAAACCATCCAAAAGGTTGATGTCATCAGTGGTCCAGGAAATCTTTTTGTGACCTTGGCCAAAAAATCGGTCTATGGGCAGGTGGGAATTGATTCTCTGGCAGGCCCAAGTGAAGTCCTGGTGATCGCCGACCAAACAGCCAAGCCAGAGCAGGTGGCGGCTGACCTCCTAGCTCAGGCAGAACATGACCCACTTGCTGCAGCCATCTTGCTCACCACGGAAGAGGAGCTCTCTCGATCTGTTCCCGTAGAGATTGAACGTCAACTTGCGTCCCATCCACGCGAAAACATTTGCAGGCAATCTTTAAATCAATGGGGGCTGATTGTGACTTGCAACAGCCTTGAGCAGTGCGCAAGCCTCAGCGATCGCTTCGCTCCTGAGCATTTAGAACTCCTTGTGGAGCGACCAAGAATGATGGCTGACCGCATTAACCACGCAGGTGCCATTTTTATTGGCCCATGGAGCCCGGAAGCAGTCGGAGATTATTTAGCCGGTCCCAATCACACACTTCCCACCTGTGGCGCTGCTCGATTTAGTGGTGCGCTCAGTGTTGAGACGTTCATGAGTCATACCTCGCTCATCGAGTTCAACAAGGAAGCCCTTGATGCAACCGGCGTGGCTGTGGAGACCTTGGCGATGAGCGAAGGTCTCCACAGCCACGCCAATTCGGTAAGGGTCCGTCTTCAGTGAGGGGCGTTATCCCACACGTTCCAAGCTGCGCACTCCAGCAACACCATCGTTGATTTCACCAACGAGAACTTCGTCAGCAAGGTTGACGAAGAGGCCGTTCTCCAAAACACCTGGAAGATTGTTGATGTCACGCTCAAGGGCAATCGGATCAGAGATTCCAGCCTCAAATCGCACATCCAGAACAAGATTGCCCTGGTCGGTCACCACAGGCCCTGCTTTACGGGTTGCCATGCGGAGTTCTGCAACTCCTCCCATTGATTTCAAACGGGATTGAACTTGCACCCATGCGCCAGGAAGCACTTCAACCGGTAATAAAAAGTCGAGGTTTAGACGCTGAACAAGCTTTGTCGAATCAACCACAACGATGAAGCGTTCTGCTCGGTCAGCAACAAGCTTTTCTTGCACATGGCAGGCACCACCACCTTTAATTAACTGAAAGGAAGGATCCACTTCATCAGCACCGTCGATCGCCAAATCGATGCGATCAATGGCGTTCAAAGCACGCAAGGGAATCCCCAACTCAGCGGCAAGAACTTCTCCTTGAAACGAGGTGGTCACCCCGACAATGTCGTGAAGCTGACCTGCTGCCAGTCGTGCCCCGAGGCCTTGAATCATCAAAGCTGCAGTGGACCCCGAGCCAAGGCCAACGACCATGCCGTCACGAATCTGGGCAACAGCCGCCTCCGCGACGGCTTCCTTCATTTGAGTTTGGAGATCCGACATCGATCAACTGCTGAGGGCGAGACCGTAGCAAGAGCTCTCAGCTCATTCCTGGCAAAGGAGCCGGTTTCACCGACAGCTGCAGATCTCCCCCGCTGCGAAGAATCTGCAACAGCAACGGCTGGTCGATTTCAGCTTGGTCGACCTGTTTCAACAAATCCTGAGGATCTCGAATGGTGTCGTCGCCAGCTTGAATAATGAGATCACCGCGCCGTAATCCTGCACGTTGAGCAGGGCTATCGGGCAGAACCGATTGAACCAACGCACCGGAGCGTTCCGGCAATTCAACGAGAGCGTTGGGGTCACGATTGTGTTCTCGCGCAATTCGAGCCGTAAGAGGAACAAGTTGAACTCCCAAGTAGGGATGTACAACCTCACCATCCTTTTGGAGTTGATCAGCAACTCGGGAAGCCAAATTGATCGGGATCGCGAAGCCCAATCCGGCGCCTGGACCAGAGCGGACCAGCGTGTTGATCCCAATCACTTCACCGGAAGCATTCACAAGCGGCCCGCCTGAATTACCAGGATTAATGGCGGCATCGGTCTGGATCAGATCCAGCCGCTTGTCGGAAAAGCCAAGGCTGCTGATATTGCGATGAAGACTGCT contains the following coding sequences:
- the rpsT gene encoding 30S ribosomal protein S20 yields the protein MANNKSSKKRVEIGERNRLQNKAYKSALRTLMKRCFTACSAYSEAPGEEAKTTLTASLNAAFSKIDKAVKRGVMHRNTGAHQKSRLSTAVKSAIEPSVS
- the hisD gene encoding histidinol dehydrogenase; the protein is MRCISTAKQAEQELDRIATRTTGATQREAEQRVQEILEQVRRDGDQALIFLTEQFDGFRPEPLRIDPGLLEQAWIDTPANLRDALDLAHRRIQDFHQRQRPSDLSVSGIHGEQLGRRWRPVEAAGLYIPGGRAAYPSTVLMNAVPAKAAGVKRIAMVTPAGANGLINTTVLAAAHIAGIREVYRVGGAQAIAALAYGTETIQKVDVISGPGNLFVTLAKKSVYGQVGIDSLAGPSEVLVIADQTAKPEQVAADLLAQAEHDPLAAAILLTTEEELSRSVPVEIERQLASHPRENICRQSLNQWGLIVTCNSLEQCASLSDRFAPEHLELLVERPRMMADRINHAGAIFIGPWSPEAVGDYLAGPNHTLPTCGAARFSGALSVETFMSHTSLIEFNKEALDATGVAVETLAMSEGLHSHANSVRVRLQ
- the rpiA gene encoding ribose-5-phosphate isomerase RpiA, which encodes MSDLQTQMKEAVAEAAVAQIRDGMVVGLGSGSTAALMIQGLGARLAAGQLHDIVGVTTSFQGEVLAAELGIPLRALNAIDRIDLAIDGADEVDPSFQLIKGGGACHVQEKLVADRAERFIVVVDSTKLVQRLNLDFLLPVEVLPGAWVQVQSRLKSMGGVAELRMATRKAGPVVTDQGNLVLDVRFEAGISDPIALERDINNLPGVLENGLFVNLADEVLVGEINDGVAGVRSLERVG
- a CDS encoding trypsin-like peptidase domain-containing protein, coding for MKVLQIIRCCCLTALLVMSCFGSLPVHAADLSFTAGGHSFVANAVREVAPSVVRIDTERLIERQPFDPNLIDPLLRDLLGEPGYGIGPERQRGQGSGVVIDGRGLVLTNAHVVDQVTTVNVTLSDGEQRDGEVIGQDPVTDLALVKLSGRALPSPATLGDSEALEVGDWAIALGTPYGLERTVTLGIVSSLHRNISSLGFSDKRLDLIQTDAAINPGNSGGPLVNASGEVIGINTLVRSGPGAGLGFAIPINLASRVADQLQKDGEVVHPYLGVQLVPLTARIAREHNRDPNALVELPERSGALVQSVLPDSPAQRAGLRRGDLIIQAGDDTIRDPQDLLKQVDQAEIDQPLLLQILRSGGDLQLSVKPAPLPGMS